From a single Stackebrandtia endophytica genomic region:
- a CDS encoding ABC transporter permease, giving the protein MSSDINERVEENLDEPATQRSAGLWRDAIRDLRKRPTVIISLLVILAVLAIGFFPSLFTSTNPKACDISLNKAPAAPGHPFGFSHEGCDYYAQTIYGAGPSIQLSLMVVTGTLIIGGLLGILAGFYGGWLDVLFSRAVDVFNSIPFLLGAILLLTMFRDLQIPFLSTRLQAIIPAVITLIIFGWTSTMRLVRASVIEARNLDYVHAARSLGASNRRLMFRHILPNAIAPVVSLIPLSIAGMISVEATLSFLGLGVRKPEITWGLMIDDATKWFVNGYPMLLLIPSAFLIATVLAFVLLGDALRDALDPKLR; this is encoded by the coding sequence ATGAGTAGTGACATCAACGAACGCGTCGAGGAGAACCTCGACGAACCGGCGACCCAACGTTCGGCCGGTCTGTGGCGCGACGCCATCCGGGATCTGCGCAAGCGCCCCACGGTGATCATCTCGCTGCTGGTCATCCTCGCGGTGCTGGCGATCGGCTTCTTCCCGTCGCTGTTCACCAGCACGAACCCGAAGGCCTGCGACATCTCGCTGAACAAGGCGCCGGCCGCGCCGGGCCACCCGTTCGGGTTCAGCCACGAGGGCTGCGACTACTACGCGCAGACCATCTACGGTGCCGGACCGTCCATTCAGCTGTCGCTGATGGTCGTGACCGGAACCTTGATCATCGGTGGCCTGCTGGGCATCCTCGCCGGCTTCTACGGCGGTTGGCTCGACGTGCTGTTCTCCCGCGCGGTCGACGTGTTCAACTCGATCCCGTTCCTGCTGGGCGCGATCCTGCTGCTGACGATGTTCCGCGACCTGCAGATCCCGTTCCTGAGCACCCGATTGCAGGCGATCATCCCGGCCGTCATCACGCTGATCATCTTCGGGTGGACCAGCACGATGCGATTGGTGAGAGCCAGCGTCATCGAGGCGCGGAACCTCGACTACGTGCACGCCGCCCGGTCGCTGGGCGCCTCCAACCGGCGCCTGATGTTCCGGCACATCCTGCCCAACGCGATCGCGCCGGTGGTCTCACTGATTCCACTGTCGATCGCCGGAATGATCTCGGTCGAGGCGACCCTGTCGTTCCTGGGGTTGGGAGTCCGCAAACCCGAGATCACCTGGGGACTCATGATCGACGACGCCACCAAGTGGTTCGTCAACGGGTACCCGATGCTGCTGCTGATTCCCAGCGCGTTCCTCATCGCGACCGTGTTGGCCTTCGTTCTGCTGGGCGACGCACTGCGCGACGCCCTCGACCCCAAGCTGCGCTGA
- a CDS encoding ABC transporter ATP-binding protein: MDLDRSDNDAVAGLPGYREDATLLEVDDLRVEFHTRDGVARAVNGVNLRLAAGQTVAVVGESGSGKSVTAQAIMGILEEPPARVAGGEIRYRGVDLLKLSADQRRRIRANHIAMVFQDALSALNPVWTVGFQLSELFRTHRGMSRKDAKKRSIELLDMVRIPAAAQRVNEYPHQFSGGMRQRVMIAMALALDPKVLIADEPTTALDVTVQAQIMRLLAEIQAERHMGMILITHDLGVVADVADDITVMYAGRAVEQAGVGDTFATPAHPYTKALLRSIPRLDVKGQQLEVIAGLPPTLTDIPPGCAFAPRCTYAKDICRTEQPPLRTVADGRASACHFAKEVMTDV; this comes from the coding sequence ATTGATTTGGATCGATCCGACAACGATGCCGTGGCCGGACTGCCCGGTTACCGTGAGGACGCCACGCTGCTGGAGGTCGACGACCTTCGGGTGGAGTTCCACACTCGCGACGGTGTCGCTCGCGCGGTCAACGGGGTCAACCTCCGCCTCGCCGCCGGGCAGACCGTCGCGGTGGTGGGGGAGTCCGGTTCCGGCAAGAGTGTCACCGCCCAGGCCATCATGGGCATCTTGGAGGAGCCACCGGCCCGCGTCGCCGGCGGCGAGATCCGGTACCGGGGCGTCGACCTGCTGAAGCTGTCGGCCGATCAGCGCCGCCGCATCCGGGCCAACCACATCGCGATGGTGTTCCAGGACGCGCTCTCGGCTTTGAACCCGGTATGGACGGTCGGCTTCCAGTTGTCGGAGCTGTTCCGCACCCACCGGGGCATGTCCCGAAAGGACGCCAAGAAGCGGTCGATCGAGCTGCTCGACATGGTGCGCATCCCGGCGGCCGCCCAGCGCGTCAACGAGTACCCGCACCAGTTCTCCGGCGGTATGCGACAGCGCGTCATGATCGCGATGGCGCTGGCCCTGGACCCGAAGGTGCTCATCGCCGACGAGCCCACCACCGCGCTCGACGTGACCGTGCAGGCCCAGATCATGCGACTGCTGGCCGAGATCCAGGCCGAACGGCACATGGGGATGATCCTGATCACCCACGACCTGGGCGTGGTCGCCGACGTCGCCGACGACATCACCGTCATGTACGCCGGTCGCGCGGTGGAGCAGGCCGGAGTGGGCGACACCTTCGCCACCCCGGCTCACCCGTACACCAAGGCGTTGCTGCGATCCATCCCGCGGTTGGACGTCAAGGGTCAACAGCTCGAGGTGATCGCCGGCCTTCCGCCGACCCTCACCGACATCCCGCCCGGTTGCGCGTTCGCACCGCGATGCACCTACGCCAAGGACATCTGTCGAACCGAGCAGCCACCACTGCGGACGGTGGCCGACGGCCGCGCGTCGGCCTGCCACTTCGCGAAGGAGGTCATGACCGATGTCTGA